The following are encoded together in the Kribbella sp. CA-293567 genome:
- the eccD gene encoding type VII secretion integral membrane protein EccD — MNITGLLRVTIATPQRRLDLALPEQSSVAEVLPGVLTKAGEHLADEGAPGGGWVLRRDDGTELLLGRTLGSHRIRDGEILHLVPRRLEWPELEYDDLVDAVASGSGRLGAAWSPWHTRLAGLACAAVALLVVITSILRLGAPWQGPAGWLLITALLLVAGAVTLARVVGDSGAGVMIGGTALPCAVLGGGLLLAGTASWPAVGAPQILAASAALILAGAACHLGVVDGAVLFVGATSVGVLGIIGGWIGISDSLGGSEVAAILAPALLGFSPLLASLALRLGRLPMPILPRTTADLVRDDPLPPRNHVYGLVVRADGLLTGMLVGLMLVLSACQVLLVLAETRSATILVCLLSAGAFLRTRLYPIVKQRLLLLIPGVVGTAGLILGPVSRRLTEPVQVIVPVVLLLAALAVFFGLRYSDRRPSPYLSRYAEILELMVALALIPVAAAVLGLYGAVRGWGG; from the coding sequence ATGAACATCACCGGTCTCCTCCGCGTCACCATTGCCACGCCGCAGCGCCGGCTCGACCTCGCGCTGCCGGAGCAGTCCTCGGTCGCCGAGGTGCTGCCCGGCGTGCTGACCAAGGCCGGCGAGCACCTCGCCGACGAGGGTGCGCCGGGCGGCGGTTGGGTACTGCGCCGGGACGACGGCACCGAACTCCTGCTCGGCCGCACGCTCGGTTCGCACCGGATCCGCGACGGGGAGATCCTGCACCTCGTCCCGCGCCGGCTCGAGTGGCCCGAGCTCGAGTACGACGACCTGGTCGACGCGGTCGCGTCCGGTTCCGGCCGGCTCGGCGCCGCCTGGTCTCCCTGGCACACGAGACTGGCCGGCCTGGCTTGTGCGGCAGTTGCCTTGCTGGTGGTCATCACCTCGATCCTTCGGCTGGGAGCGCCCTGGCAGGGACCGGCAGGATGGTTGCTGATCACGGCTCTGTTGCTGGTCGCCGGTGCTGTCACTCTGGCCAGAGTGGTGGGGGACTCGGGAGCTGGTGTCATGATCGGAGGTACGGCGCTTCCCTGCGCGGTACTCGGCGGCGGCCTGCTCCTGGCCGGTACGGCGAGCTGGCCGGCTGTCGGCGCGCCGCAGATCCTCGCCGCCAGCGCGGCCCTGATTCTGGCGGGCGCCGCCTGCCATCTCGGCGTCGTGGACGGCGCGGTCCTCTTCGTCGGTGCTACCAGCGTCGGCGTCCTGGGCATCATCGGCGGCTGGATCGGCATCTCCGACTCGCTCGGCGGCTCGGAGGTCGCCGCGATCCTGGCACCCGCCCTGCTCGGCTTCTCGCCGTTGCTCGCCTCGCTGGCACTTCGGCTCGGTCGGCTGCCGATGCCGATCCTGCCGAGGACGACCGCCGACCTGGTCCGGGACGATCCGTTGCCGCCGCGCAACCACGTGTACGGCCTGGTGGTCCGTGCTGACGGTCTCCTCACCGGAATGCTGGTCGGGCTGATGCTCGTGTTGTCGGCCTGCCAGGTTCTGCTGGTGCTGGCCGAGACGCGATCCGCCACGATCCTGGTCTGCCTGCTGAGCGCCGGCGCGTTCCTGCGCACCCGGCTGTACCCGATCGTGAAGCAACGTCTGTTGCTGCTGATCCCCGGTGTGGTCGGCACGGCCGGGCTGATCCTGGGTCCGGTGAGTCGCCGGCTCACCGAGCCGGTGCAGGTGATCGTGCCGGTCGTGCTGTTGCTCGCCGCGCTGGCCGTCTTCTTCGGACTGCGGTACAGCGATCGCCGGCCCAGCCCGTACCTCAGCCGGTACGCCGAGATCCTGGAACTGATGGTGGCCTTGGCGCTGATCCCGGTGGCGGCCGCCGTGCTCGGTCTGTACGGCGCGGTCCGGGGCTGGGGAGGCTGA